In the genome of Cercospora beticola chromosome 2, complete sequence, one region contains:
- a CDS encoding uncharacterized protein (BUSCO:EOG09260V8Q~MEROPS:MER0005436) has product MNNPYQQGGHAPNVPPALPMHAQRRDYNPYAQHAPHTPLPPYNGYQHPHAYYHAPPRWPQQAYPQHYIPQQQWMPPQHYAQRSPMVVSSQPHGQPMTPVTRQQHAIPPIPQATQSPRPVPQYVHHQLPVASPSPAPAQAHTPAAITTPAAASAASPAVVSKAEERVETPPPTTSRRSSIATNPLALSPEYREPFWPQLPWYSVPEGHTAFPARATPRRRRRRNIRNANSAVAFPPLASAVEEAATPAAGQSQATGEPEPEQQSEASTIAAPSEPETPATSQAPSESDYTNVSTPATPAPAPVPSPKPTPTQQAPHARRDTRTAIAIPSIPGLAKPKGVSPPSTSHKEVQSQAGEEITPKTEEQITSAEEKTAPVEETVKTPEAKPAPKSWADLVKRNAPKAAAHTPGLQKSEVMTNGIPLPKSASLADALRQYSVNSGALLNFLEPRGLVNTGNMCYMNSILQVLVFCVPFYNFLDQVRQRTVHSMKSETPLIDAMIMFMREFKILASAESADMLRSRLKQEQLEQYGDSITPDYVYEVIRKLPRFAGMRRGHQQDAEEFLGFLLEGLHDECVQVMQGQAEEQPQPNGVSSPETVLSPGSADGWLEVGPKQKAAVTRTAGQQDAPSPVTKIFGGHLRSELRVPGQKDSVTLEPYKPLQLDIGAQHVNNIVDALKGLTNTEALTGDFGGRGNTAKKQVFIDTLPPVLVLHLKRFEYNSSLNGTQKIWKKVGYPLELQVPKEVFSPARRASLQISGLPKYRLTSVVYHHGKSAAGGHYTVDVLRQDSREWIRMDDTIIRRIRGEDVAEGGAEEDPKILAKALEQHKADQDMQKQRNMYGGLDEADKEPEEEKPWSEVNGNVSGHKKNWSGIAASVTNGTATPTSTTGKRTPTAKREGVRDNKVAYILLYERIRD; this is encoded by the exons ATGAACAACCCATATCAGCAGGGAGGGCATGCGCCTAATGTGCCGCCGGCTCTCCCTATGCACGCGCAGCGCCGCGACTACAACCCCTATGCGCAGCATGCACCTCACACACCGCTGCCTCCTTACAACGGCTACCAGCACCCGCACGCATACTACCACGCGCCGCCGCGATGGCCGCAGCAGGCTTACCCGCAGCACTATAtaccgcagcagcagtggatGCCACCACAGCACTACGCGCAGCGTTCGCCGATGGTGGTGAGCTCGCAACCTCATGGACAGCCGATGACCCCGGTCACACGACAGCAGCATGCCATTCCGCCCATTCCACAGGCCACCCAGTCGCCACGACCTGTTCCGCAATATGTCCATCACCAGCTGCCTGTAGCCTCTCCCTCGCCTGCACCGGCCCAAGCCCATACTCCAGCTGCCATCACAAcgccagctgctgcatccGCTGCTTCCCCAGCTGTTGTATCCAAGGCAGAGGAGCGTGTCGAGACTCCACCTCCAACAACGTCCAGAAGATCATCCATTGCTACAAACCCGTTGGCACTTTCTCCGGAGTACAGAGAGCCATTTTGGCCACAG CTCCCTTGGTACTCGGTACCTGAAGGTCACACTGCTTTCCCAGCACGTGCCACGCCTCGTCGCCGACGTCGACGGAACATTCGCAATGCTAACTCTGCTGTGGCCTTCCCACCTCTTGCAAGCGCTGTGGAGGAAGCTGCTACACCTGCCGCTGGCCAAAGCCAAGCCACCGGTGAGCCTGAGCCGGAGCAGCAATCGGAAGCCTCGACAATCGCGGCACCGTCCGAGCCAGAGACTCCAGCAACCTCTCAAGCACCTTCTGAAAGCGACTACACGAACGTCTCGACTCCTGCCACGCCCGCCCCAGCGCCCGTCCCTTCGCCGAAGCCGACGCCTACGCAACAGGCACCCCACGCTCGTCGAGACACGCGGACTGCCATAGCAATTCCGTCCATACCTGGTCTCGCCAAACCAAAAGGAGTCTCGCCACCATCGACTTCTCACAAAGAGGTGCAGTCGCAGGCAGGCGAGGAGATCACGCCAAAGACAGAAGAACAAATCACTAGCGCTGAGGAGAAGACCGCACCGGTTGAAGAGACTGTCAAGACACCAGAGGCTAAACCAGCGCCCAAGTCGTGGGCTGACCTGGTCAAGCGCAATGCTCCGAAGGCTGCAGCTCACACTCCTGGTCTTCAGAAGAGCGAAGTCATGACCAATGGCATTCCTCTTCCAAAGTCAGCTTCATTGGCTGATGCTCTGAGACAATACAGTGTCAATAGCGGGGCTCTCTTGAATTTCCTTGAACCAAGAGGTCTGGTCAACACTGGAAATATGTGCTACATGAACTCG ATATTGCAAGTCTTGGTTTTCTGCGTGCCTTTCTACAACTTCTTGGATCAGGTACGACAACGAACTGTGCATTCTATGAAGAGCGAGACTCCTTTGATCGACGCCATGATCATGTTCATGCGTGAGTTTAAGATTTTGGCTAGCGCGGAGTCGGCGGACATGCTGCGTTCACGCTTGAAGCAAGAACAGCTTGAGCAGTATGGCGACTCCATCACCCCGGATTATGTCTACGAAGTGATTCGGAAGTTGCCACGCTTTGCAGGTATGAGGCGCGGACATCAGCAAGATGCCGAAGAGTTCCTGGGATTCTTGCTGGAAGGACTTCACGATGAATGCGTGCAAGTCATGCAAGGACAAGCCGAGGAGCAGCCACAGCCGAACGGCGTTTCTTCGCCCGAGACCGTCTTATCTCCAGGATCTGCCGATGGTTGGCTTGAGGTTGGCCCCAAACAGAAAGCTGCCGTTACTCGCACCGCCGGCCAGCAGGATGCTCCGTCTCCGGTTACCAAAATCTTCGGCGGTCACCTACGCTCGGAGCTTCGTGTTCCAGGCCAAAAGGACTCCGTCACTTTGGAGCCGTATAAACCACTTCAGCTTGACATCGGTGCACAGCATGTAAACAACATTGTCGATGCCTTGAAGGGGCTTACCAACACCGAAGCCTTAACTGGTGATTTCGGTGGACGTGGCAATACGGCAAAGAAGCAAGTGTTCATTGACACTTTACCACCGGTGCTTGTACTGCACCTCAAGCGCTTCGAGTATAACAGCAGCTTGAATGGTACCCAGAAGATATGGAAGAAGGTTGGTTATCCGCTTGAGCTGCAGGTCCCGAAGGAGGTCTTCTCCCCTGCAAGGCGCGCTAGCTTGCAAATTTCTGGTCTGCCGAAGTACAGACTGACAAGCGTGGTTTATCATCATGGCAAATCCGCAGCAGGCGGGCACTACACCGTCGATGTTCTGCGACAGGATAGCCGGGAGTGGATCCGCATGGATGATACAATCATTCGCAGGATTCGTGGCGAGGATGTTGCCGAAGGcggcgctgaagaagatccCAAAATTCTCGCCAAGGCCTTGGAGCAGCACAAGGCGGATCAAGATATGCAGAAGCAGAGGAACATGTACGGCGGCCTTGACGAGGCCGACAAGGAacccgaagaagagaagccaTGGTCTGAAGTCAACGGCAATGTGAGTGGGCACAAGAAGAACTGGAGCGGCATTGCTGCTTCTGTCACCAATGGCACCGCAACGCCTACAAGTACCACGGGCAAGCGTACACCCACAGCGAAGCGAGAAGGAGTACGGGATAACAAGGTCGCATACATTCTCTTGTATGAGAGGATTCGCGATTGA